One Camelina sativa cultivar DH55 chromosome 3, Cs, whole genome shotgun sequence genomic window carries:
- the LOC104777823 gene encoding receptor-like protein kinase At3g21340: MEKYFHGVLCVFIITFAFTHVGAQDQNGFITLDCGLLPDGSPYTNPSTGLTFTSDSSFIESGKNGRVSKDSERNFEKAFITLRYFPDGERNCYSLKVTQGTNYLIRASFLYGNYDGLHTIPNFDLFIGPNKWTTVNFNGSGGGLFEEMIHMSRSSSLHICLVKTGTTTPMISTLELRPLRSDTYISANGSSLQLFFRGYLDDSVPVLRYPDDVYDRRWFPFTNKEWTLVTTTLNVNTTNGFDLPQGAMASAATRENDNGTWEFPWSLKDSTTRFHIYLHFAELETLLANETREFNVLLNGKVFYGPYSPTSLSIGTMSTQPESTLTCKGGSCLLQLVKTTKSTLPPLINAIELFTVVEFPQSETNQDEVSAIKKIQIAYGLSRINWQGDPCVPEQFLWAGLKCNNTDSSNPPTVTFLNLSSSGLTGMIASSIQNLTHLQELDLSNNDLVGGVPEFLADIKSLLIINLRGNNFSGLLPQKLLQKKGLKLNVEGNHRLICTEGPCVNKPGEGGHPKKSIIVPVVSSVALIAVLVAALILFFVLKNKNSSRSKANNRTSRSSEPPRITRKKRFTYAEVIEMTNNFESVLGKGGFAMVYHGYVNGTEPVAVKVLSHASNHGHKQFKAEVELLLRVHHKNLVNLVGYCEKGKELALVYEYMANGDLKEFFSGKRGDAILRWETRLQIALEAAQGLEYLHKGCKPPIIHRDVKTANILLDEHFRAKLADFGLSRSLLNEGESHVSTVVAGTIGYLDPEYYRTNRLTEMSDVYSFGVVLLEIITNRPVIEQSREKPHIAEWVNLMIIVGDIRKIVDPSLKKDYHSDSVWKFVELAMTCVNASSMARPTMSQVVTELTDCIKLEYSMGGKSHNMGSESSRDVTMIFDTEVNPVAR, translated from the exons ATGGAGAAGTATTTTCATGGAGTTTTATGTGTGTTCATCATCACATTTGCTTTTACACATGTTGGGGCTCAGGATCAAAATG GATTTATCACTCTGGATTGTGGTCTGTTACCTGATGGGTCTCCATATACCAATCCATCTACTGGATTGACATTCACTTCAGATTCTAGTTTCATCGAGAGTGGAAAGAACGGTCGAGTCAGTAAGGATTCTGAGCGAAACTTCGAAAAGGCTTTTATAACTCTGCGATATTTTCCAGATGGAGAAAGAAACTGTTATAGCCTGAAGGTCACGCAAGGAACAAATTACTTGATTAGAGCATCTTTCTTATATGGAAATTATGATGGTCTTCATACTATCCCAAATTTTGATCTATTTATTGGCCCTAATAAGTGGACAACAGTGAATTTTAATGGAAGCGGAGGTGGTCTGTTTGAGGAGATGATTCACATGTCTAGGTCAAGCTCTTTGCATATTTGTCTTGTCAAGACTGGAACAACTACGCCGATGATATCAACCTTGGAGCTACGACCACTGAGAAGTGATACTTACATTAGTGCCAATGGGAGCTCCTTGCAACTCTTTTTCAGAGGTTATCTTGACGATTCAGTTCCCGTTTTACG GTACCCTGATGATGTCTATGACCGTAGATGGTTCCCATTCACTAATAAGGAGTGGACACTTGTAACTACCACTCTCAATGTAAACACTACAAATGGTTTTGATCTACCACAAGGTGCAATGGCATCGGCTGCAACCCGTGAGAATGATAATGGGACATGGGAATTCCCATGGAGCTTAAAGGATTCTACAACACGGTTTCACATTTACCTTCACTTCGCAGAGCTTGAAACTTTGTTAGCCAATGAGACCAGGGAATTCAATGTTTTGCTGAATGGAAAAGTTTTTTATGGACCATATAGTCCTACCAGTTTAAGTATAGGAACTATGAGCACACAACCCGAATCGACACTGACATGCAAAGGAGGGAGTTGCCTGTTGCAGCTAGTGAAAACAACAAAGTCAACTCTTCCTCCTCTCATCAACGCTATTGAACTTTTTACAGTTGTTGAGTTTCCTCAGTCAGAAACAAACCAAGATGAAG TGAGTGCTATCAAGAAGATCCAAATTGCTTATGGGTTGAGTAGAATTAATTGGCAAGGAGATCCATGTGTCCCGGAACAGTTTTTGTGGGCTGGTTTAAAATGCAACAACACTGATAGCTCTAATCCACCAACAGTCACTTTCCT AAACTTGTCTTCAAGTGGATTAACTGGGATGATCGCATCTTCCATCCAGAATTTGACCCATCTACAAGAGTT GGATTTGTCAAATAACGACTTGGTTGGGGGTGTGCCTGAGTTTCTAGCTGACATAAAATCGCTCTTGATCAT AAACTTAAGAGGAAACAATTTTAGTGGTCTACTTCCTCAAAAGCTTCTACAAAAGAAAGGATTAAAGTTAAA TGTTGAAGGCAACCATAGGCTTATTTGCACAGAAGGACCATGTGTAAATAAACCTGGAGAAGGTGGACATCCCAAAAAGAGTATAATTGTACCAGTTGTTTCGTCCGTTGCTTTAATAGCTGTTCTTGTAGCtgcattgattttgttttttgttcttaaaaataaaaattcatcaCGGAGTAAAG CAAATAATAGAACTTCAAGATCATCCGAGCCACCAAGGATAACGAGAAAGAAAAGATTTACTTATGCAGAAGTTATTGAAATGACAAATAACTTTGAAAGTGTTCTTGGGAAAGGAGGGTTTGCTATGGTTTATCATGGATATGTAAATGGTACAGAGCCGGTTGCTGTTAAAGTACTCTCACATGCTTCAAACCATGGTCATAAACAATTCAAGGCAGAG GTTGAACTTCTTTTAAGAGTTCATCACAAGAATTTGGTAAATCTAGTTGGATACTGCGAAAAAGGAAAGGAACTGGCGCTCGTCTATGAATACATGGCTAATGGAGACTTAAAAGAGTTTTTTTCGg GGAAGCGTGGTGATGCTATTTTAAGGTGGGAAACTAGGTTACAAATAGCACTGGAGGCCGCACAAG GTTTGGAGTACTTGCATAAAGGATGCAAACCACCAATTATTCATAGAGATGTCAAAACCGCAAATATATTGTTGGATGAACACTTCCGAGCCAAACTTGCTGACTTTGGACTTTCAAGATCACTTCTAAACGAAGGAGAAAGTCATGTCTCCACGGTTGTAGCAGGAACTATTGGTTACCTTGATCCAGA ATATTATAGAACAAATAGGCTGACAGAGATGAGTGATGTGTACAGTTTCGGGGTCGTTTTATTGGAGATCATAACAAATCGACCCGTGATTGAGCAGAGTCGCGAAAAGCCACACATAGCGGAATGGGTGAATTTAATGATTATCGTAGGAGATATTAGAAAAATTGTTGATCCAAGTCTCAAGAAGGATTACCACTCTGATTCAGTTTGGAAATTTGTGGAGCTAGCAATGACTTGTGTGAATGCATCTTCAATGGCAAGACCGACCATGTCTCAAGTTGTTACCGAATTAACCGACTGTATAAAATTAGAATACTCAATGGGAGGGAAAAGTCATAACATGGGTTCTGAGAGTTCTAGAGATGTGACCATGATCTTTGATACTGAAGTGAACCCCGTGGCTCGCTAG